A stretch of the Verrucomicrobiia bacterium genome encodes the following:
- a CDS encoding AMP-binding protein, with translation MHASLTSAFQASVARHPEKAALFWGPDQITYRQIGRQADWVAHRLRADFAIQPGDRVGLWMRNRPEFVPALLGALAAGAVAVPINNFLKPAELAYQVADAGIRVLIADAELAEGLATTGLSGVPVMAAGEIPGHPDDAAALPPVPRVPSDLAVLIYTSGTTGHPKGAMLTHGNLLHNVESCRKILQVVDVDRFILMLPMFHSFMLTVSLLLPLITGGAIVLIRSVNPPKAMLEEMLMNRGSVLPAMAQIFRMLAALPAGLELPLRLCISGAGPLPGEILRAFNQRHPKTPLIEGYGLSEASPVVAVNPVQGPWIAGTIGVPIPDVEVGIRDAMGNPVADGVDGELWVRGGNVMAGYWNAPEKTADTLVDGWLRTGDIGHRRPDGYFVITDRLKDMLKPNGINVYPREIEEVIYTFPGVRECAVVGEPDERRGERPIAFLALDEGQDFNEKALLAFLKEQLADYKVPRRAIVLPSLPRNATGKLLKTRLRELVQAGV, from the coding sequence ATGCACGCCAGCCTTACCAGCGCCTTCCAGGCCTCCGTTGCCCGGCACCCCGAAAAAGCCGCCCTGTTCTGGGGACCCGATCAAATCACCTACCGCCAGATTGGCCGCCAGGCGGACTGGGTGGCACACCGGCTGCGGGCGGACTTCGCGATCCAGCCCGGTGACCGGGTGGGGCTCTGGATGCGCAACCGGCCGGAGTTTGTGCCGGCGTTGCTGGGCGCGCTTGCCGCGGGGGCCGTGGCGGTCCCCATCAACAACTTCCTCAAGCCGGCCGAGCTCGCCTATCAGGTTGCGGACGCCGGCATCCGGGTGCTGATCGCCGATGCGGAGCTCGCCGAGGGGCTGGCCACCACCGGGCTCTCCGGGGTCCCGGTGATGGCCGCGGGGGAAATCCCCGGCCACCCCGACGACGCGGCGGCACTCCCCCCGGTGCCGCGGGTGCCATCCGACCTCGCGGTCCTCATCTACACCAGCGGCACCACCGGACATCCCAAGGGCGCCATGCTCACCCACGGCAACCTGCTGCACAACGTGGAGTCCTGCCGGAAGATCCTCCAGGTCGTGGACGTGGACCGGTTCATCCTGATGTTGCCAATGTTCCACAGCTTCATGCTGACGGTTTCGCTGCTGCTGCCGCTGATCACCGGGGGGGCGATCGTGCTGATCCGTTCGGTGAATCCCCCCAAGGCCATGCTGGAGGAGATGTTGATGAACCGCGGCTCGGTGCTGCCGGCCATGGCCCAGATCTTCCGCATGCTGGCCGCGTTGCCGGCGGGACTCGAGCTGCCCCTGCGCCTCTGCATCAGCGGGGCGGGCCCGCTGCCCGGTGAAATCCTCCGCGCGTTCAACCAGCGGCATCCGAAGACCCCGCTGATCGAGGGCTACGGGCTCAGCGAGGCGAGTCCGGTGGTCGCGGTCAACCCGGTCCAGGGCCCCTGGATTGCCGGAACCATCGGGGTGCCGATTCCCGACGTTGAGGTGGGCATTCGCGACGCGATGGGGAATCCGGTGGCCGACGGCGTGGACGGCGAACTGTGGGTGCGCGGCGGCAATGTGATGGCGGGGTATTGGAATGCGCCGGAGAAGACGGCGGACACCCTGGTGGACGGCTGGCTGCGGACCGGCGACATCGGACACCGGCGTCCCGACGGCTACTTCGTGATCACCGACCGGTTGAAGGACATGCTGAAACCCAATGGAATCAATGTGTATCCGCGTGAGATCGAGGAGGTGATCTACACCTTTCCCGGGGTGCGCGAATGCGCGGTCGTCGGCGAACCCGACGAGCGCCGCGGGGAGCGACCGATCGCCTTCCTGGCGCTCGACGAGGGACAGGACTTCAACGAGAAGGCGCTGCTGGCGTTCCTGAAGGAGCAGCTGGCCGACTACAAGGTGCCCCGGCGCGCAATCGTCCTGCCCTCCCTCCCACGCAACGCCACCGGCAAGCTTCTCAAGACCCGGCTCCGCGAGCTGGTGCAGGCCGGGGTCTAA
- the thiS gene encoding sulfur carrier protein ThiS, producing MNLTVTANGRAIALTEPCPLAEFLERQSLPPRSVVVELNGEAVAPSEFTRCLVRPGDRLEIVQIVAGG from the coding sequence GTGAACCTGACGGTCACCGCCAATGGACGTGCGATCGCCCTGACAGAGCCGTGCCCGCTGGCCGAGTTTCTGGAGCGGCAGTCCCTGCCACCGCGCAGCGTGGTGGTCGAGCTCAACGGCGAGGCGGTGGCGCCATCCGAATTCACCCGGTGCCTGGTCCGTCCGGGCGACCGACTGGAGATCGTGCAGATCGTCGCCGGCGGGTAG
- a CDS encoding integration host factor subunit beta produces the protein MTKRDLVVRIASETGLIQETVQEVVQKTLNYISEAVTQGRTVELRNFGVFEVKIRKARIGRNPNLPEKDVPIPPRAVVKFKPGKEMRESVLRLTPGAR, from the coding sequence ATGACAAAGCGCGACCTGGTGGTGCGGATCGCCTCCGAGACCGGCCTGATTCAAGAGACGGTCCAGGAGGTGGTGCAGAAAACCCTGAATTACATCTCCGAGGCGGTCACCCAGGGCAGGACCGTGGAGCTGAGGAACTTTGGAGTCTTCGAGGTGAAGATCCGAAAGGCGAGGATCGGTCGCAACCCCAACCTGCCTGAAAAGGACGTGCCCATCCCCCCGCGGGCGGTGGTCAAGTTCAAGCCTGGCAAGGAAATGCGGGAGTCGGTGCTCCGCCTCACTCCCGGAGCCAGATAG
- a CDS encoding TlpA family protein disulfide reductase, translating into MNPKIVASGLAALLLVGPSACKPKESETAPAPAATAPVLTPPSAPTATAGPAASDAEEAAWLALIEGTAPPLPPAEWNQQQPSEEEYAAFRKKMGESAAATADRAKAFLERFPDSEHADDAKEIRSQMLGAAVRLGQTDRADELAAIGGEGRPGGPFEQKMGEAVQKAMAQQEKGMEAVLTTFEEGIREVMKEFPDRPEVYGALLEVANGVGAERAREIAKEIQGSAAPDGVKEAAAALIAKYDRVGQPLDLKFTAIDGREVSIADLKGKVVLVDFWATWCGPCVVELPNVKAAFDKLHPEGFEIVGISFDHDKEALEAFLKKHDMPWPQFFDGEGWQNKFGQEFGINSIPAMWLVDAKGVLRDLNARDGLADKVQKLLAER; encoded by the coding sequence ATGAATCCCAAGATTGTTGCTTCCGGCCTCGCGGCCCTGTTGCTCGTCGGCCCATCCGCCTGCAAGCCCAAGGAGTCCGAAACGGCTCCCGCCCCCGCGGCGACGGCCCCTGTCCTGACCCCACCCTCGGCTCCAACGGCGACGGCCGGTCCGGCGGCATCCGATGCCGAGGAAGCGGCCTGGCTTGCGCTGATCGAGGGCACCGCGCCGCCGCTCCCGCCGGCCGAGTGGAACCAGCAGCAGCCGTCCGAGGAGGAATACGCGGCGTTCCGCAAGAAGATGGGCGAGTCGGCCGCGGCGACCGCGGATCGCGCGAAGGCGTTTTTGGAGCGCTTTCCGGACAGCGAGCATGCCGATGACGCCAAGGAAATCCGTTCCCAGATGCTGGGCGCCGCGGTCCGGCTTGGGCAGACTGACCGGGCCGATGAACTGGCGGCGATTGGCGGCGAGGGTCGCCCCGGGGGACCGTTTGAGCAGAAGATGGGCGAGGCCGTGCAGAAGGCGATGGCGCAGCAGGAAAAGGGCATGGAGGCGGTGCTGACCACATTTGAGGAGGGGATCCGCGAGGTGATGAAGGAGTTCCCGGACCGACCTGAAGTCTATGGAGCCCTCCTGGAGGTCGCCAATGGCGTGGGGGCGGAGCGGGCGCGCGAGATTGCGAAGGAGATTCAGGGCAGCGCGGCTCCCGACGGCGTCAAGGAGGCGGCTGCGGCACTCATCGCCAAGTACGACCGCGTCGGTCAGCCGCTGGACCTGAAGTTCACTGCCATTGATGGCCGCGAGGTCAGCATTGCGGATCTGAAGGGGAAGGTGGTGCTGGTGGATTTCTGGGCCACCTGGTGCGGTCCGTGTGTCGTCGAGCTGCCCAACGTCAAGGCCGCCTTCGACAAACTGCACCCGGAAGGCTTTGAGATTGTCGGGATCAGCTTCGATCACGACAAGGAGGCGCTCGAAGCGTTCCTCAAGAAGCACGACATGCCTTGGCCCCAGTTTTTCGACGGTGAAGGATGGCAGAACAAGTTTGGCCAGGAGTTCGGGATCAATTCGATTCCCGCGATGTGGTTGGTGGACGCGAAGGGCGTTCTTCGTGACCTGAACGCCCGGGACGGCCTTGCCGACAAGGTGCAAAAGCTCCTTGCGGAGCGTTGA
- a CDS encoding glucosidase: MRPSGPEGPDAGNAEYARLEAARHREADWSRWGPFLPERQWATVREDYSANGDVWHYLPHDHARSRAYRWGEDGLLGWCDRQCRVCFAVALWNGRDPILKERLFGLTGPEGNHGEDVKEEYYYLDATPTSSYARALYKYPQAPFPYEALVSENRRRNRHQPEYELADTGAFAGGRYFDVIIEYAKAAPEDVLIRVEVWNRGPEAAPLDVLPTVWFRNNWSWGCPREGVERKPSIARVAPDRLQLEQEAIGRLHFLFVPPEDDGRPGVLFTENATNRERLFAVANEVPWVKDAFHEYVVDGVMSAVNPEARGTKAAPHYRRVLDAGGSCVFRFRLSVGTEPPVTALPAEAPAFDAVVAQRRSECDAFYRTLCPGHLGPEECRILRQAYAGLLWSRQFYHFAVEQWLDGDPGQPAPPASRQSGRNRDWRHLYARDVLSMPDKWEYPWFAAWDLAFHMLPLAHVDPDHAKDQLQTLLREWYLHPNGQLPAYEFALGDVNPPVHPWAAWRVYKVSAPKGGRDREFLEGVFQKLLLNFTWWVNRKDANGQNLFSGGFLGLDNIGVFDRSHPLPQGGTLQQADATAWMAFYCSTMLAIALELAWDGHRVRTAYEDMASKFLEHFVQIAEAMNVLGGTGLWDEVDGFYYDEIRMNGTPQLLKTRSLVGLMPLIAVEVFDRDQIERLPGFTRRLKWFIEHRLDHNRGIALGYSQSRQKLLLSIPTRDRLRRVLRYLGDEGEFLSPFGIRSLSRYHEQHPYRLTLDGVEHRVDYTPGESDTALFGGNSNWRGPVWFPVNYLIIEALERYHHFYGPEFTFEYPAGSGRQQTLAGAAADLERRLISLFLPDANGRRPCHGEDARYATDPHWRDLLLFHEYFHADTGRGCGASHQTGWTALVLRFLEDRALGPRG; the protein is encoded by the coding sequence ATGAGACCGTCCGGACCCGAGGGGCCTGATGCCGGCAACGCGGAATACGCCCGGTTGGAGGCTGCACGGCACCGCGAGGCCGATTGGTCCCGATGGGGGCCGTTCCTTCCCGAGCGGCAGTGGGCGACCGTCCGGGAGGACTACTCCGCCAACGGCGACGTGTGGCATTACCTCCCCCACGACCATGCGCGCAGCCGGGCGTACCGTTGGGGGGAGGACGGATTGCTCGGGTGGTGCGACCGGCAGTGCCGCGTGTGTTTTGCGGTGGCGCTCTGGAATGGACGCGACCCGATCCTGAAGGAGCGTCTCTTCGGCCTGACCGGTCCCGAGGGCAACCACGGTGAGGACGTGAAGGAGGAGTATTACTATCTGGACGCCACCCCGACGTCTTCCTACGCGCGAGCCCTGTACAAGTACCCGCAGGCCCCGTTTCCCTACGAGGCGCTCGTGTCGGAGAACCGCCGGCGCAACCGCCATCAGCCCGAATACGAGCTCGCGGACACCGGGGCGTTTGCCGGGGGCCGGTACTTCGACGTGATCATCGAGTATGCCAAGGCGGCACCCGAAGACGTGTTGATCCGCGTCGAGGTCTGGAACCGGGGGCCGGAGGCGGCCCCGTTGGACGTCCTGCCCACCGTATGGTTCCGGAACAACTGGAGCTGGGGGTGCCCCAGGGAAGGGGTTGAACGCAAGCCCTCCATCGCCCGGGTGGCGCCGGACCGGCTGCAGCTCGAGCAGGAGGCGATCGGGCGGCTGCACTTTCTGTTTGTTCCTCCGGAGGATGACGGGCGACCGGGGGTCCTGTTCACCGAGAACGCGACCAACCGGGAGCGGTTGTTCGCCGTGGCCAACGAGGTCCCATGGGTCAAGGATGCCTTTCACGAATATGTGGTGGACGGGGTGATGTCGGCCGTGAACCCGGAGGCCCGGGGCACCAAGGCCGCGCCGCATTACCGGCGGGTTCTCGACGCCGGCGGTTCCTGCGTGTTCCGGTTCCGACTGTCGGTCGGGACCGAACCTCCCGTCACGGCGCTGCCTGCGGAGGCTCCGGCGTTCGACGCGGTGGTGGCGCAGCGGCGATCGGAATGCGACGCCTTTTACCGGACGCTGTGCCCGGGGCATCTCGGGCCCGAGGAGTGCCGGATCCTGCGCCAGGCGTACGCCGGGCTCCTGTGGTCGCGGCAGTTCTATCACTTTGCGGTGGAGCAATGGCTGGATGGCGACCCGGGCCAGCCCGCGCCCCCGGCGTCCCGTCAGTCCGGACGCAACCGCGACTGGCGCCACCTGTATGCGCGGGACGTCCTTTCGATGCCCGACAAGTGGGAATACCCCTGGTTTGCCGCGTGGGACCTCGCCTTCCACATGCTGCCCCTGGCCCATGTGGATCCGGACCATGCGAAGGACCAGCTCCAGACGCTGCTCCGGGAATGGTACCTGCATCCCAACGGGCAGCTTCCCGCCTACGAGTTCGCCCTGGGGGATGTGAATCCGCCGGTGCATCCTTGGGCGGCGTGGCGGGTGTACAAGGTCTCGGCGCCGAAGGGCGGACGCGACCGCGAGTTTCTTGAGGGCGTATTCCAGAAGCTGCTGCTGAACTTCACCTGGTGGGTGAACCGCAAGGATGCCAACGGGCAGAACCTGTTTTCGGGCGGCTTTCTGGGCCTCGACAACATCGGGGTCTTCGACCGGTCGCATCCGCTGCCCCAGGGGGGCACGTTGCAACAGGCTGACGCCACGGCGTGGATGGCGTTCTACTGCTCAACGATGCTGGCCATCGCGCTGGAGCTGGCGTGGGACGGGCACCGGGTGCGCACGGCCTATGAGGACATGGCCAGCAAGTTCCTGGAGCATTTCGTCCAGATTGCGGAGGCGATGAATGTGCTGGGCGGGACGGGCCTGTGGGACGAGGTGGACGGATTTTACTACGACGAAATCCGGATGAACGGAACGCCGCAGTTGTTGAAGACGCGTTCGCTGGTCGGATTGATGCCGCTCATCGCGGTCGAAGTTTTTGACCGGGATCAGATCGAGCGGCTGCCGGGATTCACGCGGCGGTTGAAGTGGTTCATCGAGCACCGGCTGGACCACAACCGGGGCATCGCGCTGGGCTACTCGCAAAGCCGGCAGAAACTGCTGCTGTCCATTCCGACTCGTGACCGCCTTCGGCGCGTCCTGCGCTATCTCGGCGATGAGGGGGAGTTTCTCTCACCGTTTGGCATCCGCTCCCTCTCCCGGTACCACGAACAGCACCCGTACCGTCTGACCCTCGACGGGGTTGAGCACCGGGTGGATTACACCCCGGGCGAAAGCGACACCGCCCTTTTCGGGGGCAACTCCAATTGGCGCGGTCCCGTTTGGTTCCCGGTCAACTACCTGATCATCGAGGCCCTGGAGCGGTACCACCACTTCTACGGGCCGGAGTTCACCTTCGAGTACCCGGCGGGCTCCGGGCGCCAGCAGACCCTCGCCGGGGCCGCGGCGGACCTGGAGCGCCGGCTCATCTCGCTGTTCCTTCCCGATGCCAACGGCAGGCGCCCCTGCCATGGCGAAGACGCCCGGTATGCGACCGATCCCCACTGGCGGGATCTCCTGTTGTTTCACGAGTACTTCCATGCGGACACCGGACGCGGCTGCGGCGCCTCGCACCAGACCGGTTGGACCGCGCTGGTGTTGCGTTTCCTGGAGGACCGGGCCCTGGGGCCCAGGGGCTGA
- a CDS encoding glycine--tRNA ligase: MAEPKVNELMERIVSLCKRRGFIFQSSEIYGGINGFWDYGPLGAELKRQVKERWWQVMTRVRDDVVGLDASIIMSPRIWKASGHVDTFSDPMCDCLLTQKRFRADQIEPQSGVIHHFSGARDPESGLEVQEPFAMLLPQETPARHAGTMAIQFYMRRGLRRVELLGIRTETVEHSTRFNPENGVLLTEPRPFNLMLQTYVGPIQSEDNIAYLRPETAQAIFAQFKNVLDTSRQRVPFGIAQIGKAFRNEVTPRNFTFRSREFEQMELEFFIAPDEVVEAIHGRVAVPTGPGHPGEPQPDWGWQLWHQYWVEERVRFYEEIGLSRETLGFHVQGAAELAHYARATTDILYKFPFSRRDAGGAVAGDELEGIAARSDFDLSQHARFSGKSMGVFDEALRTAWTALDPAVRSRLSERYYEARRGYLTRAAGPGDTPESIEAQAREDAAGLAKGQYIPHVIEPSAGVDRLVLALIANGFHETTETDAQGRAETRVVMRFHPRVAPVKVAVLPLLKNKPDLVARAREIREQLRIHLATAYDEAGSIGRRYARQDEAGTPYCITVDFDTLGETPELKDTVTLRHRDDGRQERLPIAALTEWLLGRIR, translated from the coding sequence ATGGCCGAGCCGAAAGTCAACGAGCTGATGGAGCGCATCGTCAGCCTCTGCAAGCGTCGCGGGTTCATTTTTCAATCCTCGGAGATTTACGGCGGGATCAACGGCTTCTGGGATTACGGCCCGCTCGGTGCGGAACTCAAGCGGCAGGTCAAGGAGCGCTGGTGGCAGGTCATGACCCGGGTGCGGGACGACGTCGTCGGGCTCGACGCCTCCATCATCATGTCGCCGCGCATCTGGAAGGCCTCGGGCCACGTGGACACCTTCAGCGACCCGATGTGTGACTGCCTGCTGACGCAGAAGCGGTTTCGCGCGGATCAGATCGAGCCGCAAAGCGGTGTGATCCATCACTTCTCCGGGGCCCGCGATCCGGAGTCCGGTTTGGAGGTCCAGGAGCCCTTCGCCATGTTGCTTCCTCAGGAAACGCCCGCACGTCATGCGGGGACCATGGCCATCCAGTTCTACATGCGGCGGGGGTTGAGGCGGGTCGAACTGCTGGGGATCCGCACCGAGACGGTGGAGCACTCCACCCGTTTCAATCCGGAGAACGGCGTCCTGCTGACCGAGCCGCGGCCGTTCAACCTGATGCTCCAGACCTACGTGGGGCCGATCCAGTCCGAGGACAACATCGCCTACCTGCGTCCCGAGACCGCGCAGGCGATCTTCGCCCAGTTCAAGAACGTACTCGACACCTCCCGCCAGCGCGTCCCGTTCGGCATCGCGCAGATTGGGAAGGCATTCCGCAACGAGGTCACGCCACGCAACTTCACCTTCCGGTCCCGGGAGTTCGAGCAGATGGAACTCGAGTTCTTCATCGCACCCGACGAGGTCGTCGAGGCGATCCACGGCCGGGTGGCGGTGCCCACCGGGCCGGGGCACCCGGGCGAACCGCAGCCGGACTGGGGCTGGCAGCTCTGGCACCAGTACTGGGTCGAGGAACGGGTCCGGTTCTACGAGGAAATCGGCCTGTCGCGTGAAACCCTCGGCTTCCACGTGCAGGGAGCCGCGGAGCTCGCCCATTACGCGCGGGCGACGACCGACATCCTATACAAGTTTCCCTTCAGCCGACGGGATGCCGGGGGCGCGGTTGCCGGCGACGAACTCGAGGGCATCGCCGCGCGCAGCGATTTCGACCTTTCGCAGCACGCGCGCTTCTCCGGCAAGTCCATGGGCGTGTTTGACGAGGCCCTGCGCACGGCCTGGACGGCTCTCGACCCCGCGGTCCGCTCCCGGCTTTCGGAACGGTACTACGAAGCCCGCCGGGGCTATCTCACCCGGGCGGCCGGACCCGGGGACACACCGGAGTCCATCGAGGCGCAGGCGCGGGAGGACGCCGCCGGACTGGCGAAGGGGCAGTACATCCCGCACGTCATCGAGCCCTCGGCGGGCGTGGACCGCCTGGTCCTCGCCCTGATTGCCAATGGCTTCCACGAGACGACCGAGACCGACGCCCAGGGTCGGGCCGAGACCCGGGTCGTGATGCGGTTCCATCCGAGGGTCGCCCCGGTCAAGGTGGCCGTCCTGCCGCTGCTCAAGAACAAACCCGACCTCGTCGCCCGGGCCCGGGAGATCCGCGAGCAACTCAGGATCCACCTGGCCACCGCCTACGATGAAGCCGGGTCCATCGGACGCCGCTACGCGCGTCAGGACGAGGCGGGCACCCCCTATTGCATCACGGTGGACTTCGACACGCTGGGGGAGACCCCGGAGTTGAAGGACACGGTGACCCTCCGGCATCGCGATGACGGCCGCCAGGAACGGCTGCCGATCGCGGCCCTGACGGAGTGGCTGCTGGGCCGGATCCGCTGA
- a CDS encoding AI-2E family transporter: MATPTPLVASTPARISYGIMLALLAMVGWLNLATLVLTALFGYFVIRALSFGGRKWLAVTLYTVVVSALFVGLVYFSKQAYITLPKIANTSIPAVVEYAEQRGVDLPFTDFASLKVVALAEVRERFANVGTYLRGAMFEIASLIIGLVLPVSLFLNSRFQMEGDPHAVKGSLYSLASRELSLRFRTFYRSFSTVIGAQIVISAINTFLTSGFLIWNDYPYVTVIIVLTFLCGLLPIIGNLLSNTLIIAVGFTLSPRIALFALIFLVTIHKLEYFLNSKIIGDRIKNPMWLTLIGLVVGERLMGIPGMILAPVILHYVKVEASRSRVAETAAPSFEDPGRDV, from the coding sequence ATGGCAACGCCCACGCCCCTCGTCGCGAGCACGCCGGCGCGGATCTCGTACGGCATCATGCTGGCGTTGCTGGCCATGGTCGGCTGGCTCAACCTGGCCACGCTCGTGCTCACCGCGCTCTTTGGCTACTTCGTGATCCGGGCGCTCAGCTTCGGGGGGCGCAAGTGGCTTGCGGTGACCCTGTACACCGTCGTCGTGAGCGCGCTGTTCGTCGGGCTGGTCTACTTCTCGAAGCAGGCCTACATCACGCTCCCGAAGATTGCGAACACCTCCATCCCCGCCGTGGTGGAATACGCCGAGCAGCGGGGTGTGGACCTGCCATTCACCGACTTCGCCAGCCTCAAGGTCGTTGCCCTCGCGGAGGTGCGGGAGCGGTTTGCCAATGTGGGCACCTACCTTCGGGGTGCGATGTTTGAAATCGCCTCGTTGATCATCGGCCTCGTCCTGCCCGTCAGCCTCTTCCTCAACTCGCGGTTCCAGATGGAGGGAGATCCCCACGCGGTGAAGGGCAGCCTGTACTCCCTGGCCAGCCGGGAGTTGTCGCTCCGCTTCCGCACCTTCTACCGGAGCTTTTCGACGGTGATCGGCGCCCAGATCGTGATCTCGGCGATCAACACCTTCCTGACCTCCGGCTTCCTGATCTGGAACGATTACCCGTACGTGACCGTGATCATCGTGCTCACGTTCCTCTGCGGGCTGCTGCCGATCATCGGCAACCTGCTGAGCAACACCCTGATCATCGCAGTGGGGTTCACGCTGTCGCCGCGGATCGCCCTCTTCGCCCTGATCTTTCTCGTGACCATCCACAAGCTGGAGTACTTCCTGAACTCCAAGATCATCGGGGACCGGATCAAAAACCCGATGTGGCTGACGCTGATCGGGCTGGTGGTGGGCGAGCGGTTGATGGGCATCCCCGGCATGATCCTCGCCCCGGTCATCCTCCATTACGTCAAGGTGGAGGCCTCGCGGTCGCGGGTGGCCGAGACGGCGGCACCGTCCTTCGAGGACCCGGGCCGCGACGTTTAG
- a CDS encoding DUF3500 domain-containing protein — MIHRTLLAACLLLAPVLLKATPGGDMSAAAGNFLAALTAEQREKAAFPFDAAERENWHFIPKERNGLPLREMTTPQRQLAHALLNSGLSQRGYSKVVTIMSLEQILQDLEGPNRRFPRDSELYYFSVFGTPGPKGAWGWRVEGHHVSVNFTLVDDQPVSGTPSFLGSNPAEVRSGPRAGLRVLGVEEDLARELVRSLNASQRAVAVVDGKAPDDILTVASAVADIGAAKGLRYADMDASQRDLLERILAEYVGRLRGELAAADLGKIRKAGLGSIVFAWAGGLEPGQGHYYRVHGPTFLLEYDNTQNDANHVHAVWREFQGDFGRDILAEHYRTGHGKAP; from the coding sequence ATGATCCATCGAACGCTGCTCGCGGCCTGCCTGTTGCTGGCGCCCGTCCTTCTCAAGGCCACCCCGGGGGGGGACATGTCCGCGGCCGCCGGCAACTTCCTGGCGGCGCTCACCGCGGAACAGCGGGAAAAGGCGGCGTTTCCGTTCGACGCCGCCGAGCGGGAGAACTGGCACTTCATCCCCAAGGAGCGGAATGGCCTCCCGCTGCGCGAGATGACCACCCCCCAGCGGCAGCTGGCCCATGCGCTGCTCAACTCGGGCCTCAGTCAACGGGGCTACTCCAAGGTGGTGACCATCATGAGCCTCGAACAGATCCTCCAGGATCTCGAGGGACCCAACCGGCGTTTCCCCCGGGATTCGGAGCTGTATTACTTCAGCGTGTTCGGCACCCCCGGCCCCAAGGGCGCCTGGGGCTGGCGGGTCGAGGGGCATCACGTGTCGGTCAACTTCACGCTGGTGGATGACCAGCCGGTGTCCGGGACCCCGAGCTTCCTCGGCTCGAATCCGGCGGAGGTCCGCAGCGGGCCCCGGGCCGGCCTCCGGGTGCTCGGCGTGGAGGAGGATCTTGCGCGCGAACTGGTCCGCTCACTGAACGCGTCGCAACGCGCCGTTGCCGTGGTGGATGGCAAGGCGCCGGACGACATCCTCACCGTCGCCTCGGCGGTCGCCGACATCGGCGCGGCGAAGGGGTTGAGGTACGCGGACATGGATGCGTCCCAGCGGGACCTGCTGGAACGGATCCTCGCGGAGTATGTGGGGCGGCTTCGGGGGGAGCTTGCCGCGGCGGACCTGGGGAAAATCCGGAAGGCGGGTCTGGGCTCCATCGTCTTCGCCTGGGCCGGGGGTCTGGAGCCGGGGCAGGGGCACTATTACCGGGTCCACGGTCCCACCTTTCTGCTGGAATACGACAACACCCAGAACGACGCGAATCACGTCCATGCGGTCTGGCGTGAGTTCCAGGGGGACTTCGGTCGGGACATCCTGGCGGAGCACTACCGCACGGGCCACGGGAAGGCGCCGTGA